Genomic window (Vicinamibacterales bacterium):
CGCCTCGCCGGCGCTGAGGCAGTTGCGCGGCTGAAGGATCGTCATGCGCCCGTCACCACCCCTGCTTGACCGCGAGCCACGTGACGGCGCACACCACCACGAAGACGACAACGTTCCAGAGCAGATCCGGGACGAAGTAGGGATACACCATCAGCACGATCCCGGATACCAGCTGTGGGGTGCGTCCCTCTTTTTTGCCGTACATGAACAGCACGAACCCGACGCCGCTGGTGATGAGCGAAAAGAAGAGGATGCCCGGATCGAATGACATGGCGTGTTCAGCGGAAGTTGCTGATGAGCACGGCGTCGCGCGTCTGCGTGCCGCGGACCAGCGCGAGCTGACGTCCGTCGCGCGACAGCACAAAGCGGAAAATCATCAGGTCCGAGTAGTTGGTCACCTTCTCGGGCGCGCCGCCGGCGAGCCGCTGGCGCCAGACGTTCAGGCGCTCGACGTTGGTATAGAGGACGCTCTGCCCGTCGGCTGCCCAGCCGATCGAACCGGAGGCCGTCGCCTGCGCGAAGCCCGGAAAGGTCTGCGTCGGCGGTCCGCCGTCCGCGGGAAGGATGCCGAGCGCCAGCGGCGCGGTCGGCGACGCGACGTAGAGCCCGGCGAGCAACCGTCCGTCCGGCGACACCGCGGCGCGTTCCAACCCCGGCGAAATCAGCGCCGGCGCGCCGCCCGTCGCCGCCACGCGCCAGGTCGACGACACGCCGCTCATGGAGGAGGTGAAATACACCCATCGTCCGTCCGGCGACATCGTGAGGTAACTCGGATCCGACACCTGGGTGAGCAGGCGCGCATCATTGCCCGCCGGCTTCGCACGCCAGATCCCCGCCTCGCCGCCGCGGTCGCCGACGAACGCGATGAACGTGCCGTCGGGGGAGGCGGCTGGCTGGATGGACTGGCCGTCGACCGGCAACTGCTGGCGATCCGAACCGTCAGGCGCCATCGACCAGATTTCGCGGTGGTCGCGCGCGGCGCCGCCGAAATAGAGGCGGCGCCCGTCGGCGCTCCAGGCGATGCCGTAGCGGCCGTCGGCGATGACACTCGGCAGCTTGCGCGCGGCGGCGGGATCGGCGAGCGGCGCGATCCAGATGGCGACCGTCGCGTCGAAGCCGACCGCGAGGATCGATCCGCCGTCGGCCGTGACGTGCGCGACGCGGTAGTCGGAATAGTCGTGGGTGATCCACTGGATTGCGCCGGACGGATACGGCTGAATGATCACCTGTCCGCCCAGGCCGGGCGCGGCGTTCAGCCGCTGCGCGATGAACACGATGCCGCTGCCGTCCGGCAGCCACTCCGTGAACGTGGCGTCGCGATAGCGCCCGGGCATGTCGGTGACGGCGCCGGAGCCGGCATCGATCGTGACCAGCCGCGCGTCGCGTGTCTTGCCGTTGCGCACCGTTGCGGCCACACGCGCACCATCCGGCGACCACGAAGGGGCCGCGAAGAATCCCGGCGCGAACAGCTCCGGCGCCCTGACGCTCGCCAGCTCTCGCGCGCCGCTGCCGTCTGCGGCGGCGACCATCACCGCACTCGAGCCCGTCGCCGGATAGTCGCTGCGAAGGTAGACCAGATGCGAGCCGTCCGGCGAAAGACTGATGGCGCTGTCGATGCCGCTCAGCAGCAGCCGCGGCGTGCCGCCGAGGGCCGGGATCACATAGAGCCCGCCCGTCGTCGCCTCGTTGGACTTGAGTGCGTAGTAGATCGACGTGCCGTCCCTGGAAAAGGCAATCCCCCAGAACCCGACGCGGGCGCCCGGCACGAGCTCGAGTGCGCGGCTGCCGTTCATCTGCCGGTACCACAGGCCCTGCCGGCCTTCCACCGCCTCGACGTAGGCGAAGTACTTGCCGTCGGGCGACACGGCCGCGTCGATGACGTTGCCGCTCTGGGTGACGCGCGTCATCTGTACCTGAGCGCCCGGCGCCGGCCCGGCGCGATGGCCCAGCCAGTAGGCGGCCGAGCCGCCCGCGATGATCAGCGCCGCCACCGCGACGGCCAGTGGCGCGGCCATGGATCGGTGTGCCGGCGCGACTGCGGCCGGCGCGGCGATCGCGCCCGAGTCGAGCTGCCTGCGTAGATCGCGCAGGTCGATCGCGACCTCTTTCATCGACTGGTAGCGATCGTCAGGATCCTTGGCAAGGCACTTGCGGATGATCCGCTGCAGTTCCGACGGCGCGCCAGGCATCCGCGCGGTGACCGGTTCCGGCTGCTCGTGGATGATGCGGTGCAGGGTGTCGACCGCCGAGGTGCCCGAGAAGGCGCGCGTCCCCGTCGCCGTCTCGTAGAGAATGCAGCCGAACGAAAAGATGTCGGAACGCTGATCGACCGGACGCCCTTCCGCCTGTTCCGGCGACATGTAGCCGACCGTGCCCATGACCATGCCGGGCGAGGTGCCCGCCGCCATCGTCGCCGTCCCGGCCTCGAGCGTGGCCGGCTGCGCCTGCAGTTTGGCGAGGCCGAAGTCGAGCACCTTCGTGTAACCGCCCTCGGCGATCATCAGGTTCTCGGGTTTCAGATCCCGGTGCACGATGCCGGCCGCGTGCGCCGCGGCCAGCGCATCGGCTGCCTGTGCCAGGTAGTCGAGCGTCCGCTTGAGATCGAGCCGGCGTCCGTCGATGGCGTCGCGCAGCGACGAGCCCGAGACGAGCTCCATCGCCACGTACTGCACCGGGCGCGCGCCGGCGGTCGCCCCGGTCGGCGCCTGCCGGCCGATGTCGTAGACGGCGACGATATGAGGGTGGTTGAGCGCCGAGGCGGTGCGCGCCTCCTGGATGAACCGCGACAGCCGCTCCTCGTCGCCGAGCAGCGACTGGAGCAGGACCTTCAGCGCGACGCTGCGGCCGAGCTCGCTGTCTTCGGCGCGGTAGACCTCGCCCATGCCGCCGCGCCCGAGCAGCGGCCCGACACGGAAGCGCCCCAGCGTCATGCCGGTCAGATAGCCCGTGTGATCGGCCATTGAATGGCCGCTATCTTATCGTGCTAGTCGGCGCGCAGCGCGATCGAGGGATCGATGCGGACGGCACGCCAGGCGGGAATCGCGCAGGCCGCCGCCGCGACGAGCGCCAGCAATGCGACGACCGCGCCATAGGTGACCGGATCGAGGCGCGACACGCCGAAGAGCAGCGTCGACAGGCCGCGACTGACAAATGCCGCGACCGCCAGGCCGACCGCCGCGCCTGCCGCCGCCAGCGCGAGGCCCTGCCCGACCACGAGCCCGATGATTTGCGGACGCGTCGCGCCGAGCGCCGCGCGCAGTCCGATCTCGCGCCTGCGCTCGCTGACCCCGCCGGCCAGGATGCCGTAGATGCCGATCGCCGCGAGCCCGAGCGCGATCGCGGCAAAGCCCCCGAACACGCGTAGCGCGAAGCGGCGCTGCGCCTCGGACGCCTCGACCAGCGCCGACAGTGTCGCGACGCGGACGATCGGCTGATCCTTGTCGAGCGTCCAGATGGCCTGCTCCACGCCACGGGCGAGCGCCGCCGGGTTGCCGATCGCGCGGACGACGTAGGACATGGTTGTCTCGGGGTACCACGTTTGATCGACGCTCAGGTAGACCGCGTCGGCATCGGTCGCCGCGAGCGACGCCTGCCGGACGTTGCCGGCGACGCCGACAATCGTGAACGGGCCTGCCGATCCGACGTGCAGCCGTCGGCCGATCGGATCGTCGCCGCCGAAGCGCGCCGCCGCGAGCGCCGCGCTGATCACGACGACCGCGGGCGCGTCGCGGCGATCGTGCTCGTCTATGCCCCGGCCGCGCAGGATCGGGATGCCGGTCGTGTCGAAGTAGCCGGGGCTCACCGCGTAGCGGTAGACCGCGAAGCGGTCGGCCGGTCGTCCGCCCTCTTCGTCGAACCGCGCGCCGTACTCGTCGCGGTCGCCGCTGAGTGGCAGCTGCGAGGTCGCCGCCGCGGCGGTGACACCCGGGACGCGCCGCACCGCGTCGAGCGCCTGCAGGTGAAAGCGCGCCGCCGCCGCCGGTTCGTTGAAGCGGCGCCCCGCAAGCTGCAGCTGCAGCGACAGCCGATCGGAGGTCTCGAAGCCGAGCGGCATCGACAGCAGGCCGCCGATGCTGCGCATCAGCAGACCGGCGCCGACCAGCAGCACCAGGGCCAGCGCCACTTCGGCGACGACCAGCAGGCGGCGGACGCGGCCGTGACCGCCCGCGCTGCGGTGTGACGCATCCTGGATGTCGCGATGCGGATCGCGGCCGGCGGCTTCGAGCGCCGGCAGCGTTCCGAAAGCGAGGCCGGCGATGGTTGCCAGCGCGAGCGCAAAGGCGAGGACCTGGCCGTCGACCGCGATCGCGGCGACGCGTGGCAGCGCGGCCGGCGCGATCGTGACCAGCGCCCGGACGGCGAACACGGCGAACACGACGCCCGCGACCGCCGAGAGGACGGCCAGCAGCACGCTTTCGGTCAGCACGTGTAGGACCAGTCGTGCCCGTCCGGCGCCGAGCGCCGCCCGCAGCGCGAACTCGCCGCGGCGGTGCGCTCCCCTGGCGAGGAGCAGGTTGGTGACGTTGACGCAGGCGATGATCAAGACCAGCAGGACAGCACCCGTCATCGCCACCAGCACCGGCCGGACACCGGCGACGAGCGTGCCATGCAGCGAGGCGATCGACACCTGCGTGTCAGGGGCGTAGGTTTCGGGACGATGCGCCGCGATCATCGCCCGTCCCGCCGCGGCGGCGTCGAGTGTGGCCGATGCCAGGCTCTGCCGGTCCGCGAGCCGCACGATCGTCCGGAGGTGGTGTCCCCATTCGCGGCCGTCGCTCGGCAGCGCCGGGTCGTACTGCAGGGGCGTCCAGATTTCGGCCGCGGGTGCCAGCACGTCCTCGAACGCCGCCGGCATCACGCCGGCGACGACGTAGGGCGTGTCGTCGAGACGCACGGTGCTGCCGACGATCGCCGGATCGGCGGCGAATCGGCGCCGCCAGAGCGAATCGGCGACGATCGCCACCCTTGCGGCCCCCGGGCGGTCGTCGTCGGGGGTGAAGTCGTGGCCGAAGGCCGGCGCGACGCCGAGGGCGGCGAAGAAGCCGGAGGTGACGCGCTGTCCCTCGAGACGCTCCGGCACGTCGCGCCCGGCCAGCGCCGGCTGCCACCGGCGCATCGCCGCCAGCGCGTCGAACGTGCGTGTCTCCTCGGCCAGCGCGCGGTACATGGCGAATGTGCTCACATCGGCGCGGCCGTTCTCGAGCACGATGCCGATGCGATCGGCGGCAGGGTAGGGAAGCGGCGCGAACAGGATCGGGTTCACGGCGCTGAAGATCGCCGTGCTGGCGCCGACGCCGATCGCCAGCGTCAGAACGGCGACGGTGGTGAAGCCGGGGGAGCGACGCAGCCGCCGCGCGCCCTGCCGCACGTCGTCGACGAGCGTCGCCGCGAGGTGCTCCCAGCCGGACGATCGCACGCTTTCACGGATGGCGACGGAGTCTCCCCACGCGAGACGCGCGCGCCGGCGCGCCTCGGCCGGAGGGACGCCGCCGGCTTCCAGGTCGGCGGCCGATTCATCGAGGAAGTGACGGATCTCGTCGTCGGTGTCGCGGTCGGCGCGGGCCGGATCGCGCAGCGCGCGGATGCCGCGAACGAGGGCGGGCCAGCGCCAGCCTCGCCGAGGCGTCAGCGGCGGAGGGGCCACGGTCAGCTCTCCGCCTTCAACAGGCGCGCGATCGCTCCGGCGCGCCGCGCCCAGTCGGCCGTCTCGACATCGAGCTGCCTGCGGCCGGCCCGAGTCAGGCTGTACACGCGCGCGCGCCGGGCGTTCTCGGTCTGCCGCCACTCGGCCTCGAGCCAGCCGGCGCCTTCGAGGCGCTGCAGCGCGGTCAGCAACGAGCCGGGGTTGACCTTGAAGACGCCGCGCGACATCTGCTCGACTCGGCGGGCGATGCCGAAGCCGTGCATCGGCGCCAGGCTGAGGGTCTTGAGAATCAGCATGTCGAGGGTGCCCGGGATCATCTCGTCGGCCATGCCCCGACGCTACCCCTTCTCATCTTGGCTGTCAAGATGTGAGCCGCAAGAGGAGCCGGATCGTGGTGAAATAGGGCGTGGCCCTCGCCCATTTCACACTCGCCACCCCGGACATCGACCGGACCGCCGCGTTCCTGGAGCGGACGCTCGGCTACGCCCGCAAGCGGCTGCCGCCCAACGTGGTGGGCGAAGCCATCTGGCTCGACATCGGCGGCGGCCAGGAGCTGCACGTGCTGCACGTGCCGGGCTTCGCCATCTCCGCGTTCGAGGCGGAGTACGGCCGGCACGTGGCGCTCTTCCATCCCCGGTCGGCCTTTCCGGCGCTGAAGGCCCGGCTGCTCGGTGAGGGGGGCGTCCTGATCGATCCGATCCGGCCGACGCCGTTCGAGCGGTTCTTCTTCCGCGAGCCGGTCAACGGCTACGTCTTCGAGATCATCGATCTGGAACGCGCGTCGCGAACGAGCGAGTGACGCTGCCGGGGAGCCCGCAGGGCGACGCCCCGCTGATGACTAGCGAGCGAGCCATTTGGACCAGTAGAACGTCATCGGCACCGGCCCGGTGTTGGTGATGCCGTGCAGCACGTCACCGGCGCAGTACATCATGTCGCCGGGGCCCACCTGGGTCGTCACGCCGGCGCACTCGATCTCGCCGGTGCCGCTCGCGATGGTCAGCGTCTCCTCTTCCGGATGCCGGTGCGGCGGATGCGGGCTGGCGCCAGGCTCGAGCACCGCCATGCCGGTGCACATCCCGCCCAGCATGTCGGTCGGGCCGTTGTAGTGCACGAAGACCCGGCAGCCTGGATGGAGCTCGGCCGGCACGGCGTCGATCGTGATGACACCGTCCTGCAGTTTCGCCGCGGTGGTCGCCGCGTCGACTTTGGCGTTGGGGGTTTGAGCCATGGGTGAAATTCTATAAGAGGTCGGAGGTAGTATCGCCACCATGACCGAGCTCACCCGGCGTGCGTTCCTGCAGACGACGGCTGCGGCCGGCGCGTTCGCGTCGGTCGGATTCACGGACGCGTCCGCCGCACAGCCGCCCGCCACGTGGTTCGACCGGCCAATGCGCTGGGTTCAGCTGACGCTGGTCGAAAACGATCCCGGGCGATTCGACCCGCAGTTCTGGCTCGACTACTTCGGGCGTCTGCACGCCGACGCCGCGACCCTGAGCGCCGGCGGCATCGTCGCCTACTACCCGACCGACGTGCCGCTGCACCATCGCAGCGCCTGGCTCGGCGACGGGGATCCGTTCGGCACGCTCGTCAAGGGCTGCCGCGCGCTCGACATGAACGTGGTCGCGCGCGTCGATCCGCACGCCGTGCGCGACGAGGTCCGCCAGGCGCATCCCGACTGGATCGCGGTGACGGCCGACGGCCAGCCGCGCCGCCACTGGGCGAACCCCGACCTGTGGGTCAGCTGCGCGCTCGGCCCCTACAACTTCGACTTCATGGATCGCGTCAATCGCGAGATCGTCGCCAAGTACGCGGTCGACGGCGTGTTCGCGAATCGCTGGGCGCCGCAGGGGGGCGACTGTTACTGCGTGCACTGTCAGGAGAACTTCCGCCGCGCCGCCGGCCTCGCGCTGCCGCGCACGACCGATCCGCGCGATCCGGTGCGGCGCCGCTTCGTCGAGTGGCGCGTGGCACGCCTGACCGAGCTGTGGCAGCACTGGGACGCCAGTATCCGCGGCGTCCGCGCCGAAGCCCGCTTCATTCCGAACGGCCCGCCCGACATGAAGACGGCGGCGGAGCTTGCCGACATCCAGTTCGCCGACTTCCAGGCCCGCCGCGGGCTGACGCCGCCGTGGGCGAACGGCCGCCGCGCCAAGGAGTTCCGCGCCGTGATGGGGCGCAAGCCGGTCGCCGGCATCTTCAGCGTCGGTCTCGAGGAGCCGTATCGCTGGAAGGACTCGGTGCAGACCGAGCCGGAAGTGCAGCTCTGGGTTGCCGACGCCACCGCCCACGGCATGCGCCCCTGGGTGACCAAGTTCTCGGGCGTCGTCTACGACCGGCGCTGGCTGCCGATCGTCGAGCGCATCTACGACTGGCACTACCGGCACGAG
Coding sequences:
- a CDS encoding protein kinase translates to MADHTGYLTGMTLGRFRVGPLLGRGGMGEVYRAEDSELGRSVALKVLLQSLLGDEERLSRFIQEARTASALNHPHIVAVYDIGRQAPTGATAGARPVQYVAMELVSGSSLRDAIDGRRLDLKRTLDYLAQAADALAAAHAAGIVHRDLKPENLMIAEGGYTKVLDFGLAKLQAQPATLEAGTATMAAGTSPGMVMGTVGYMSPEQAEGRPVDQRSDIFSFGCILYETATGTRAFSGTSAVDTLHRIIHEQPEPVTARMPGAPSELQRIIRKCLAKDPDDRYQSMKEVAIDLRDLRRQLDSGAIAAPAAVAPAHRSMAAPLAVAVAALIIAGGSAAYWLGHRAGPAPGAQVQMTRVTQSGNVIDAAVSPDGKYFAYVEAVEGRQGLWYRQMNGSRALELVPGARVGFWGIAFSRDGTSIYYALKSNEATTGGLYVIPALGGTPRLLLSGIDSAISLSPDGSHLVYLRSDYPATGSSAVMVAAADGSGARELASVRAPELFAPGFFAAPSWSPDGARVAATVRNGKTRDARLVTIDAGSGAVTDMPGRYRDATFTEWLPDGSGIVFIAQRLNAAPGLGGQVIIQPYPSGAIQWITHDYSDYRVAHVTADGGSILAVGFDATVAIWIAPLADPAAARKLPSVIADGRYGIAWSADGRRLYFGGAARDHREIWSMAPDGSDRQQLPVDGQSIQPAASPDGTFIAFVGDRGGEAGIWRAKPAGNDARLLTQVSDPSYLTMSPDGRWVYFTSSMSGVSSTWRVAATGGAPALISPGLERAAVSPDGRLLAGLYVASPTAPLALGILPADGGPPTQTFPGFAQATASGSIGWAADGQSVLYTNVERLNVWRQRLAGGAPEKVTNYSDLMIFRFVLSRDGRQLALVRGTQTRDAVLISNFR
- a CDS encoding ABC transporter permease → MAPPPLTPRRGWRWPALVRGIRALRDPARADRDTDDEIRHFLDESAADLEAGGVPPAEARRRARLAWGDSVAIRESVRSSGWEHLAATLVDDVRQGARRLRRSPGFTTVAVLTLAIGVGASTAIFSAVNPILFAPLPYPAADRIGIVLENGRADVSTFAMYRALAEETRTFDALAAMRRWQPALAGRDVPERLEGQRVTSGFFAALGVAPAFGHDFTPDDDRPGAARVAIVADSLWRRRFAADPAIVGSTVRLDDTPYVVAGVMPAAFEDVLAPAAEIWTPLQYDPALPSDGREWGHHLRTIVRLADRQSLASATLDAAAAGRAMIAAHRPETYAPDTQVSIASLHGTLVAGVRPVLVAMTGAVLLVLIIACVNVTNLLLARGAHRRGEFALRAALGAGRARLVLHVLTESVLLAVLSAVAGVVFAVFAVRALVTIAPAALPRVAAIAVDGQVLAFALALATIAGLAFGTLPALEAAGRDPHRDIQDASHRSAGGHGRVRRLLVVAEVALALVLLVGAGLLMRSIGGLLSMPLGFETSDRLSLQLQLAGRRFNEPAAAARFHLQALDAVRRVPGVTAAAATSQLPLSGDRDEYGARFDEEGGRPADRFAVYRYAVSPGYFDTTGIPILRGRGIDEHDRRDAPAVVVISAALAAARFGGDDPIGRRLHVGSAGPFTIVGVAGNVRQASLAATDADAVYLSVDQTWYPETTMSYVVRAIGNPAALARGVEQAIWTLDKDQPIVRVATLSALVEASEAQRRFALRVFGGFAAIALGLAAIGIYGILAGGVSERRREIGLRAALGATRPQIIGLVVGQGLALAAAGAAVGLAVAAFVSRGLSTLLFGVSRLDPVTYGAVVALLALVAAAACAIPAWRAVRIDPSIALRAD
- a CDS encoding PadR family transcriptional regulator, with translation MADEMIPGTLDMLILKTLSLAPMHGFGIARRVEQMSRGVFKVNPGSLLTALQRLEGAGWLEAEWRQTENARRARVYSLTRAGRRQLDVETADWARRAGAIARLLKAES
- a CDS encoding VOC family protein, which encodes MALAHFTLATPDIDRTAAFLERTLGYARKRLPPNVVGEAIWLDIGGGQELHVLHVPGFAISAFEAEYGRHVALFHPRSAFPALKARLLGEGGVLIDPIRPTPFERFFFREPVNGYVFEIIDLERASRTSE
- a CDS encoding cupin domain-containing protein; translated protein: MAQTPNAKVDAATTAAKLQDGVITIDAVPAELHPGCRVFVHYNGPTDMLGGMCTGMAVLEPGASPHPPHRHPEEETLTIASGTGEIECAGVTTQVGPGDMMYCAGDVLHGITNTGPVPMTFYWSKWLAR
- a CDS encoding alpha-amylase family protein — translated: MTELTRRAFLQTTAAAGAFASVGFTDASAAQPPATWFDRPMRWVQLTLVENDPGRFDPQFWLDYFGRLHADAATLSAGGIVAYYPTDVPLHHRSAWLGDGDPFGTLVKGCRALDMNVVARVDPHAVRDEVRQAHPDWIAVTADGQPRRHWANPDLWVSCALGPYNFDFMDRVNREIVAKYAVDGVFANRWAPQGGDCYCVHCQENFRRAAGLALPRTTDPRDPVRRRFVEWRVARLTELWQHWDASIRGVRAEARFIPNGPPDMKTAAELADIQFADFQARRGLTPPWANGRRAKEFRAVMGRKPVAGIFSVGLEEPYRWKDSVQTEPEVQLWVADATAHGMRPWVTKFSGVVYDRRWLPIVERIYDWHYRHERYLRNERSLARVALLHSEQTEAFHPGMADGARHADHVLGMYQALVEARVPFDMVHEALLTPDRLDQYRLLVLADAAALSVPQCEAIRRYLQRGGSLIATFATSLFDEVGVQRPDFALADVFGVSYGGRVEGPMHNSYLALESGADGRRHPILAGLEGTPRIINGVFRLDVRPAGSDRGQTGVRPASDPGLTPAPLTLIPPYPDLPMEDVYPRVPHTDTPGVYLRDLGRSRVVYFPWDIDRTFWDVLAVDHLTLLKNAVTWAANGPSPVTVDGPGVLDVAIWRQAASTTVHLVNLTNPMMMKGPLREAIPVGPLHVRVPLTDGRRPSKVSLLTAGTAVPVRIENGVLLVDVPSVAVHEVIAIDD